The nucleotide sequence TGCCTTCGAGCTCCGTGATCACCACGACGGGGATCACGACGCTGTGTTCGGCGAAGCGGAAGAACGCCCGCGGATCGCTGAGCAGCACGGAAGTGTCGAGCACGTAGGTGCGCAGATCCTGATCGGATGCCGCGACCTGCTCGAGGTCCTGACTGTGCTGCTCGTGTGGTGCTCGTGTGGTCACAACCCACTCCCGCCCCGGGTGGTTCACCCGGCAGTCACGAGTCGACCGGAGTCACGAGTCGCGATCCTGAGGCCGACTCGACCGGGCTCCTTGCCCGATGCGCTCACGCTACGACCGCGCACAGGCATCGGAGGCGCCCGACACGCAAGAATCTCGTTACGTGTTGGTGAACGGATGCTGCGCCCGCAGCATCCCGATCACCAGACCCGTGCCGACGAGAAGGCGGCGAGCGCGTCGCCGAACAGACGCAGCGTGTCGGCGCCGGTGCCGACGTGGGGTGCGACCCGGATGCGGCCGGCCCGCGCGGTGACGGTGAGGCCATGGTTCGCAAGGGACGCGGCCAGGGGGGCGGCGTCCTGCGGGGCGGGTGCCAGCGTCACGATGCCGGCGCGGCGCTCGGGCTCGCGCGGGGTGATCACCGGCACCTCGTAGCGATCCGCCAAGAACATGACGTCGGCGGCCCGCTCGGCCAGCACCGACTCGATATCGGCGACGCCCACCTCCACCACTTCTCGCAGCGCCGTGGCGAGGCGCGCGGCGGCGAGGGTGTCGATCCCCGAGACGGAGAACGCCTGAGCCGACGCTGCCGGGGCGGGCACGGCGTCGACGGGCAGGTCGCCGTCGACGCCCGCGAAGCCGGAGAGCACGGGGGCGATCCGCTCGAGCGCCCGCTCGCCGAACCAGGCGAATCCGGTCCCCCGGCCGGCGCGCAGCCACTTGTATCCATGCCCGCACACGACGTCGGCGGCGAGGTAGTCGGCATCGACCATGCCGAAGCCCTGGATGGCGTCGACGATGAGCAGGCGGTCGCCGATCACCTCTCGGATCGCCGACAGGTCGGTGCGGTACCCGGTGCGGAAGTCGACGAGGCTGACCGCGACGGCGCGGGTGTCGTCGGAGACGGCGGAGCGGATCGCGTCGGGCGTCATGAACCCGTCGGCCGGCTCCACCCACTGCAGCTGCACCGATCCGAATGCCTCCGACGCGCGTGCGGCCGCGACGGTGAGGCTGGGGAACTCGCCGCGACCCAGCATGAGCCCGCCGGCGAGCCCGTAGATCGCGTGCATCAGTCCGTAGGTGGTGGACGGCTGCAGCGCCACCTGCGAGGCATCCGTCCCGATCAGTTCGGCGACCAGCTCGCGGGCCCCGCGCACGTGGTCGGCGACGAGCGCGATGCTCGTGCGCCGGCCGGAGCCCAGCAGCTCGGTGTCGCCCTGCGCCTCGCTGCGGACGGCGGGCGAGAGCGGCCCGAAAGCGGCCCAGTCCAGATACCCCGGTTCCCCGTCGAACGACGCCAGATATGAGTCCAGATCCGTCACGCGGATCATTCTCGCAGAGGTGGGATCAGCGGTGTGAAGGGCCGCTCAACCGCCGTATCGGCGGTCCCGCGAGGCGAAGTCGCGGATCGCGCGAAGGAAGTCCACCTCGCGCAGATCCGGGCCGAGGGCCTCGACGAAGTAGAACTCAGAGTGGGCCGACTGCCAGAGCAGGAAGTCGCTGAGCCGCTGCTCCCCCGACGTGCGGATGACGAGGTCAGGGTCGGGCTGCCCACCGGTGTACAGGTGTTCGCCGATCTGCTCGGGGGTGAGGCTCGCGGCCAGCTCCTCCAGGGAGCCGCCGCGCTCGTCGTGCTGGGCGATGATGCTGCGCACGGCGTCCACGATCTCGCCCCGGCCGCCGTAGCCGACGGCGAGGTTGACGTGCATACCGATGTTGTCCTTCGTGCGGGCCTCGACCTCGGCGAGCACCCTCCTGAGATCCTCGGGCAGTGCGTCGGCCCTGCCCACGTGCTTCACGCGCCAGTCGCGCTCATGCGAGAGCTCGTCGGCGAGTTCGGCGATGATCTCGATGAGGTCCGACAGCTCCCGCGAGTCGCGCTTTCGCAGGTTATCGTTCGACAGCAGGTACAGCGACACGACGCGGATTCCCACGTCGTCGCACCAGCGGAGGAACTCCTTCATCTTCGCCGCGCCCGCGCGGTGGCCGTGCGCGGCGGAGTCGTAGCCGAGCTGCCTGGCCCACCGGCGGTTGCCGTCGATCATCATCGCGAGGTGTCGTGGGACGGATGCCGGATCCAGGCGACGACGCAGGCGGTTGATGTAGAGCCGATAGAGGGGCCCCCTGCCCTCGTTCGTCTCGCCGCGCACCACACGCCTACGCTACCCCGCGCGGGACGTCCGCCCTAGCGTGGGACTCAGTCCCATCGTCAGTGGGACTGAGTATGTTCCCCTCTCGGCATGCGCGGCCCTCTACGCTTAGGACATGAGCCGCCGTCGCAGCATCCCCCGGGCCCCCGAGGTCCCCGTACTGCCGCTGATGGATGCCGCGGCGGTCGACGCCGCGACGCACGATCTCAAGCCCAGCTGGCGCGGCTGGATCCACGCGGCGACCTTCCCCATCGCGATCGCGGCAGGCATCGTGCTCATCGTGCTCGCGCAGGGCGCTCCGGCCAAATGGGCGTCCGCGGTGTTCATGGCCACGTCGCTCCTGCTGTTCGGCAATTCCGCGCTCTACCACCGGTTCGACTGGAAGCCGAAGACCAAGGCGATCCTGAAGCGCATCGACCACGCGAACATCCTGCTGCTGATCGCCGGCACCTACACCCCGATCGCGGTGCTCGCGCTGCCGCCGCAGCAGGGAGCGCTGCTGCTGGTCCTCGTCTGGAGCGGCGCCCTCCTCGGCATCCTCTTCCGCATCTTCTGGATCAACGCCCCGCGCTGGCTCTACGTCGCCCTGTATCTCCTCCTCGGATGGGCGGCGGTCATGTACATCGTGCCGCTGTTCCAGGCCAGCGCGGCCATGATGGTTCTCGTGGCCGTGGGCGGCATCCTCTACACGGTCGGCGCGGTCATCTATGCGCTGAAGCGCCCGAATCCGTGGCCCGGCCACTTCGGGTTCCACGAGATCTTCCACGTGTGCACCGTGCTGGCGTTCCTCTGCCACTGGACGGCGTGCCTCATCATCGCGCTGCACCCGTACTCTCCGTCGCTGGGGCTCCCGGGCTGAGGACGATGACGGATGCTGCGGGCCGCAGCATCCGTCGCCCCTCGATGCGTTCGGGTCCTCAGGCCTTGGGTGTCTCGCCGCGGCCGTCGTCGGCCGCCGGATCGATGCTCTGGTCGTCGACCTCGGTCGCCTCCGTGGCTCGCGCTGCCTGCTCCTCCGCGTCCAGCTGCTCCTGGATGTCGGCGCGCACACGGCCGCGGCGGATGCGGCGCATCATGTCCCAGATCAGGAAGATGACGGCGATCGCGATCAGCGCGGTGAAGAGGAATCCCACGACCCCCGGGCTCACGAGGTTCGGGTCGACCGCGGGCGTGGGAGTCGGCGTGGGAGTCGTCGCGGTGGGAAGGATCCCGGCGATCGCGTGCTGCATGGGTTCCTCGCTCTGCCCGCGGGGCGGGCGGTGTCGTCGGGGGCGCGCGCGAGCGCATAGCCTGGGGTTCCAGCCTAATCTTCCGATGCGACCCGACGAGCCCGAAGGAGCGGCGTGACCACCCAGGACATGCTCGACGAGCGCTACGGCCGTCGCCGCTCCCCCGCGCGCGGGTGGCTCATCGGGGCCGGCATCGCCGTCACGATCGGCCTCGTGGGCCTCTTCGGCTGGTTCACGGTGCGCGGGTCGCTCGACTCCGTCGACGCCGACACGACCTCGTTCGAAGTCGTCGACGAGCACTCCGTGATGCTCGGATTCCAGATCAGCAGTCCGCCCGGGGCCGCGGTCGCCTGCGCGATCGAGGCGCAGGACCAGGAGCACGGCGTGGTGGGCTGGCGGGTCGTCGAACTGCCGGCATCCGAGCTCCACGCGCGCGCGTTCCGCGAGGCGATCCCGACGACTGCGCTCGCCACCACCGGCTTCGTCAACTCGTGCTGGGTGCTGCCCGGCTGAGTTTGTCCGAACAGACGCCGTGACGTAGTCTGGCGGGACATCAGCACAATCGCGCCCTGGCCGTGAGCCGGGGCGTTCGGTTTATGCCCGCACCGCTCCGGTCGGCCGCGGGCCCAATGAAGGAGTCAGCCGTGTCCACCGACGCCCCCGTGACCTTCCTCACCCAGGACGCCTACGATCGCCTGGCCGCCGAACTCGAGCACCTCTCGACCACCGGCCGCGAGGAGATCGCCAAGCGCATCGAGGCCGCGCGCGAAGAAGGCGACCTCAAGGAGAACGGCGGCTACCACGCCGCCAAGGACGAGCAGGGCAAGCAGGAGGCGCGCATCCGCACGCTTCAGCACCTGCTCAAGACCGCGACCGTCAGCGAGGCGCCCGAGAGCAGCGGTGTCGTCGAACCCGGCACCGTCATCACCGCGATCGTGGCGGGCGGCGAAGAGGTCTTCCTGCTCGGCAACCGCGAGATCGCCGTCGGCTCCGAACTCGATGTCTACAGCGAGGCCTCGCCCCTGGGCGTGGCGATCCTCGGCCGCAAGGAGGGCGAGAAGACCTCGTACACCGCGCCCAACGGCCGCGAGATCGCTGTCGAGATCGTCAAGGTCGAGACCTACAACGGTCAGTGACTCGGAGCGGCCTCAGGGACTCGCCTGAGGCCACCGGGCGGCCTTCGCTAGTCCGGAACGACCGTGGGCGCGTAGCCCGCGTCCTCGAGCACGGAGATGACGTGCGCGCGGTGCTCCTCGCCGCGCGTCTCGACGCTGAGCTGCAGGATCACCTCGCTGATCTGGATCCCCTGGCCGTGGCGTGTGTGCAGCACCTCGATGACGTTCGCGCCGGCGATCGCCAGCAGCTCTGACACCCGCGCGAGCTGGCCGGGACGATCCGGCAGCGGGATGCGCAGCGTCATATATCGACCGGATGCCGCGAGGCCATGCGCGACGACGCGCTGCAGCAGCAGCGGGTCGATATTGCCGCCCGAGAGAACCGTCACCGTCGGGCCGGTCGCGACGACCTTGCCCGCCAGGATCGCCGCCACGCCCACGGCGCCTGCCGGCTCCACCACCTGCTTGGCACGCTCGAGCAGCACGAGGAGGGCGCGGGCGATGTCGTCCTCGCTCACCGTCACGACCTCGTCGACGAGGTCGCGGACGATCTCGAAGGGCAGGTCTCCCGGCCGGGCCACCGCGATGCCGTCGGCGATCGTCGGCGACGTGGGGACCTCCAGCGGATGCCCCGCCTGAAGCGACGCCGGATAAGCCGCGGAATTCTCCGCTTGCACCCCGATCACGCGCACCGTGCGGCCCTCCGCCGCGGCACGGGCCTTGACGGCCGCAGCGACGCCGGCGACCAGTCCGCCCCCGCCGATGCCGAGGACGATCGTGTCGAGGTCGGGCAGCTCGTCCATGAGCTCGAGGCCCAGCGTCCCTTGACCGGCGATGACGTCGTGGTGGTCGAACGGGTGGATGAAGACGGCGCCCGTGCGCTCGGCGAACTCCGCCGCGAGTCGCAGCGGCGTCTCGACCGTGGCGCCCTCCAAGACGACGTCGGCGCCGTACCCCCGCGTGGCGAGGAGCTTGGGCACCGGTACGCCGAGGGGCATGAAGATCGTCGCGTGGATGCCGAGAGCCTTGGCCGCGAGCGCCACGCCCTGGGCGTGGTTGCCGGCGGAGGCCGCGACGACGCCCCGCGCGCGTTCCTCTGCGGTCAGGCGTGAGAGGCGGTAGGTCGCGCCGCGGATCTTGAACGACCCAGTGCGCTGCAGGTTCTCGAGCTTGAGATGCACCGGCACGCCGAGGACGTCCGTCAGGTGCTGAGAGGCGTCGAGCGGCGTGTGCGAGATGACCCCCTCGAGGGTGGCCGCAGCATCCTCGAAGTCGGCGAGCGTCGGCACGGCCGACGTGTGCGACGCCGCAGTGGCGGCGGCCTCGGACACCTGGTCGGCGGATGACATTGCGGTGGTCACGAACGGACTCTCCTCTGCCGGGGAACGGTGCTCCAGATGAGATCCCCGGTGGGTCTGGCGCCGGTCTCCCACGCGCGTTGGGCAAGGTAGACCGCGACGACGTTCACGAACGCGGCCAGCGGCACGGCGAAGAGGGCGCCCGGAATGCCGGCGATCATGGCACCGCCGGCCACGACGAGCACGACGGCGAGCGGGTGGACCTTGACGGCCGAGCCCATGAGGAGCGGCTGGAGCACGTGCCCCTCCAGCTGCTGCACCCCGAGGACGACCACGAGCATCCAGAGCGCGATCCACGGACCGTTGTAGACGAGCGCGAGGAAGACCGCGACCGTTCCCGTGACGACCGCACCGACGATCGGGACGAACGCGCCGAGGAAGACCAGGACGGCGACGGGGATCGCGAGGGGCACTCCGAGCAGGGCTGCACCGAGGCCGATTCCGATGGCGTCGATGGTCGCAACCAGCAGCTGCGTGCGCGCGTAGTTGACGACGGTGATCCAACCGGCTCGGCCGGCGCCGTCGGCGGCGGGGCGCGCCTTCTTCGGGAACAGCCGCAGGGTCCAGCGCCAGATGCCCGTACCGTCGGCGAGCAGGCACAGCAGGATGAAGAACGCGAGCACCGCGCCGGTGACGACGTGGCCGATCGTGGACCCGATGGCGAGCGCCCCCGACCACAGCAGCTCGGCCTGCTGCTGCACGAATGCCCAGCCCTGCGCGAGCAGGTCGTCGATCTGATCCTCGCTGAGGTGCAGCGGGCCGTCGATCAGATACTGCCGGAACCGCTCGATCGCGGCCACCGTGCTCGCCTGCACCGAATCCCACTGCTGCATGATCTGCCACACGACGAGCCACAGCAGTCCCGTGACGATCGCGATGGTGCCCACCACGCAGATGACGATGGCCAGCCAGCGCGGCACGCGACGTCGGAGCATCCACGCGAACGCCGGCCACAGGAGGGCGGTGATGAGGATCGCGATCAGGAGCGGGATCACGAGCAGCTTCAGCTGGATCACGAGCCACACGCCGACGCCGATCGCCGCCGCGACGACGATCAGACGCCACGAGTAAGCGGTGGCGACTCTGAGGCCACGCGGCACCGAAGCAGACGTCTCGGTGGAGACGACCCGGCTGCGGTCGCGGACGGCGTCGAAGAGGGAGCCGCGGGGCTTTTCGTCGGAGCCGCTCATTGGGCCAGTCTAGGCGCGTCGCATTCCGCGCCGGTCATGAACGGCGGCGCTGCGATGTCGGAGGCTGCGGCTACGCTGGCGCCCGTGAAGTCCTCACTCAGCGCCGCCGAAGCGCGCCGCGTGGCACTGGCCGCCCAGGGATTCGGACGGCCCCGCCCGTCCGCGGCCGGCACCCGGCAGCTCAACGGCGCGCTCGCGCGCATGGCGACGCTGCAGATCGACTCGGTCAACGTCTTCGCCCGTTCCCACTACATGCCGCTGTTCTCGCGCGTCGGCGCCTACGACACCGCCGCGCTCGACCGTCTGCTGTTCGCCCACCGCTCCCCGTACGTCGAGTACTGGGCGCACGTGGCCGCGTTCATCCCCGCCGAAGACTGGGGGCTGTTCGACTTCCGCATGCAGGCGCTGCGTGCGAAGTACGGCAGCAAGCCCGGTGGCTGGTTCGACGCGAATCGCGACATCGTCGACTGGGTGCGCGCCGAGCTCGCCGCCCGCGGCCCGCTGCGCCCGGCGCAGATCGAGCACGACGCAAAGGAGAGCGCACGGGGTCCCTGGTGGGACTGGGATGTCGTCAAGCGGGCGCTCGAGTACATGTGGATGTTCGGAGAGGTGGCTATCGCGGGTCGCCGCGGCTTCGAGCGGCGGTACGGCCTCGCCGAGCAGGTGATCCCCCGCCATGTGCTCGAGGCGCCGATCCCCCGTGACGAGGCCGTGCGGGAGCTCGTGAGACGCGCGGCGCGCGCCTACGGTGTCGCCAGCGCCGCGGACATCGCCGACTACTGGCGCATCGCCGACCGCACAGCCGTGACGACGGCCCTCGGAGACCTCGTCGACGCCGGCGAACTGCACCCGGTGACCGTCGAGGGATGGACCGCCGCGGGGCGCCCGGCGAAGGCATGGCTGCATGCCGACGCCGTCGTTCCGCGAAAGGTGGACGCCTCGGCGATCCTGACGCCGTTCGATCCGGTGGTGTGGTTCCGCGACCGCGCCGAGCGGCTCTTCGACTTCGAGTACCGCATCGAGATCTACACTCCCGCGCCGCGGCGCCGGTTCGGCTACTACTCGCTGCCCGTCCTCATCGGCGACGATGTCGTCGGCCGCGTCGACCTCAAGGCCGACCGCGCGGCCTCGACGCTGCTCGTCCAGTCAGCGTGGTGGGAGCACGGCAGGCCCGCCGACGCCGCACCCCGCCTCGCAGACGAGCTTCGGCTCGCCGCCGCCTGGCAGGGGCTCGAGTCGATCTCGATCTCCCGCTGGGGTGACGCGACCGAGGACCTCGCACGCGTGATGCCCGCGACGGCGCGTCACGACGCGGGTCCGGCGGAGCCGATGCCTCTCGCCTCGGACGAACCCGTGTCGGACGCGCGCGACCTCGACGTCGCAGAGCTGACCGGCTGATCCGGCCGGGCGACCGCCGGCCTCAGGCGCCCGGGCCGGCCACCTCGAGCCCCAGCCAGCGCGCGAGATCCTGGATCTCGGCCTCCACCGACTCCCTTACCTCCTCGGTGAACCGCTCGTCCTCGTGGACGGCGTGCACGCGGAGCACACCCGCCTTGCGATCGGCCTTGGCGTCGAGCTTGCCGACGAATCGGTCCCCGTGGAGGATCGGCAGCGCGAAATAGCCCCACCGGCGCTTCCCCGCGGGCTTGTACATCTCGAGTACGTACTCGTAGCCGAACAGCTCCTCGAGCCGGCGCCGGTCGAACACGGCACGGTCGAAGGGTGACAGCAGCGCCGTGCGACCGACGAACGCGTCAGCGCCGGCCGGGGCGCCGGGATCGACCCGCCACGAGCCGTCGACGCCCTCGACCTCCGCCTCCTCACCGATCTCGCCGACGTCGATCGGCTCGAAGGGCTGTGCGACGCTCTTGACCCGGGCTATCCCCAGCGTTGCCAGTCGGCGCTCCGCACGCTCGCGGGCGGCGTCCTCTGCGGTCAGTTGCGGCACGTCGGACGGGTACACGCGCTCGGCGACGTCGAACAGGCGGCCCCCAGCATCCCGTGACGAGACCGCCACATCGCCGCACAGCACGAGCATCTCGAGGAGCTGCATCGAGTTGCGGTTGTTCGTCCAGCCCGACGACCGCCACGACACCTGCGCCGTGTCAGGGATCTCGGCGGCCCGCAACGGGCCTTCGGCACGCAGCCGCGCGAGCACCTCCCGACGGAACACGTCGTTCGCGGCGAGCCACTCCCGCGCCTGCGCCGACTCGGGGCGGCGCCTCATCTCGGGAATGAGAAGGGCGAGATCGGTCATGGCGCGATAGAAACCGCCCCACTCGAAGATCGCGCGGTCCTCCTCGAACAGGCGCTCGAGGTCGGCCGGCTGATACGGCCATCCGAGTCGACTCCACAGGATGAGGTCCGCGCTCGGGGCGATCGCCGCGGTCGGCTCGATGTTGACGACCGTCAGCGCGTCGATCGTCTCGACGATGCCCGCGGGCCTCTCAGCGGTCAGCAACTGCCCGCGCAGCGCGATGCGGCAGGCGTCCTCGCGGCTGAGTCGATGGACCATTCTCCGACGCTATCGCCGGTGTCCGACGTGGGTGGGGGTCCGACTCACGTCGCTCGCTCAACCTTGACCCGACTCGCATCAACGCTCGCTGGCGCTCGCATTGATTCGAGTCGCGTCAGAACTGCACGCGCGGCGGCTCCGAGATCGCGGCGCCATCGATGACCTCGAAGAACTCGCGCTCATGGAAGCCGAGGTTGCGCGCGAACAGGTTGTTCGGGAAGACCTTGATCTTCGTGTTGAGCTCGCGCACACCGCCGTTGTAGAACCGGCGCGACGCCTGGATCTTGTCTTCGGTATCGACGATCGACTGCTGCAGCTGCAGGAAGTTCTGGCTCGCCTGCAGCTGCGGATAGGCCTCGGCGACCGCGAACAGCGACTTCAGCGCCTGCTGAAGGTGCCCCTCGGCGACGCCGGCCTCAGCGGGCCCCGATGCCGACAGCGTCTCGGCACGCGCTCTCGTGACGTTCTCGAAGACGGCCTTCTCGTGGGCGGCGTAGCCCTTCACGGCCTCGATGAGGTTCGGAAGCAGATCGGCCCGACGCTTGAGCTGCACGGTGATGTCGCTCCACGCCTCATCCACCCGCACATTCAGCTGGACGAGCGAATTGTAGGTCGCCCAGAGATAGATGCCGACGATGACGACGAGCGCCAACACGATCAGGACTGGGATCAGCCATTCCATTGCCGAGGCTCCGTTCGATAGTGACCTCATCCTACCGACGCGAAACCCCGTCGCATGTGGGGTATTCCCCGACTCTCAGCCGTTACCCACCGAGCACGCGATCGAGATACGGGTTGCGGAACAGCCGCTCCGGGTCGAGGCGGTCGCGCAGTGCGACGAAGTCGTCGAAGCGCGGGTAGCGCGCCCGCAGCTGGTCGGCACCGAGGGTGTGCATCTTCCCCCAGTGAGGTCGACCGTCGAAGCCGAGCATGATCTCCTCGACCCCCTCGAAGTACTCCGTCGGGTCCTCCCGCCAGTACCGGTGCACCGCGATGTACCCGGAATCGCGGCCGTAGGCCGTCGACAGCCACCGATCGTCGGCGGCCGCGACCCGCACTTCGATCGGGAAGCCGATCCGCCAGCCGCGCTCGTCGATCAAGGCGCGCATCGATTCGAACGCGGGCCGCAGGTTCTCCACCGGCACCGCGTACTCCATCTCGCGGAACCGCACCGACCGGTGGGTCGCGAAGACGCGGGCCGAGGCATCCGTGAACTCCCGATTGCCCCAGATCTTCGCCGAGAGCCGGTTGATCGGCGGCACCAGGGCCGGGATCGTCGCGCCGGCCGCGCAGGCGACCTGGTGGGCGCCGGTGCCGACGAGCGTGTCGTCGATCCACTTGCCGACAGCGGGAAGCGGATGCCGCGGCGCGCTCTCGGGGAGCCGCATGTTGGTCTTGGTCATCGCTCGGTCGGTGTGCGGGAACCAGTAGAACTCGAAGTGATCGGCCGCCGCCGCGCGTTCGTCGAGCGCACCGAGGACCTCGGCGAGATCCTCGGACTGCTCGACGGCGTGCAGGACGAACGCCGGCACGCACTGCAGTGTGACCTCGACGAGGATGCCGAGGGCGCCGAGCCCGAGAGCGACCGCCGGTACCAGCTCGGGATTCTCATCCTCGCTCACGCTGAACAGGTCGCCGGCCGCGGTGACCAGGGTCGCGCCGACGACCTGGCCCGCGATGCCGGTGAACCGCTCCCCCGTGCCATGCGTACCGGTGGAGATCGCCCCGGCGATGGACTGACGGTCGATGTCGCCGAGGTTCTCCATCGCGAGGCCGAACGGGGCGAGGAGCGACGGGATCTCGTGCAGGCGCGTGCCCGCGAGAAGCGTCACCCGGGCGCGGTCGACGTCGACCGAGACGAGCCCGCTGAGGTCGCGGAGCTCCAGCAGCGCGCCGGGCGCCACCGCGACGCCGGTGAAGCTGTGACCGGAACCGACCGCCTTGATCGGCATGTGCTGCGCCGCCGCAGTCACGACGGCGCGCTGCACCGCCGCGACGGTGCGGGGGAACTCCATGCGCTGCGGGCGCACCGACTCCGTGCGGCTCCAGTTGCGCCACACCGCTCCCGGGCGGGTCACAGGAACGCCTTGCCTTCGCCGCGGTAGGTCGCCACCTCCCCGACGTGGGTCTCGCCCTCCACCACGTGGTAGAGATCGACGTGCTCCGCGAGCTCACCGCTCTTGGAATGGCGGAACCACACGCGGTCGCCCACCCGCAGCTCCCGGGCCGCATCGCCGCGCAGCGGCGTCTGCACCTCCCCGGCTCCCTCGCGGGGCGCCATGCGCAGTCCGGCGGGCCACACGGCACGGGGCTGACGCGACTCGAGGGCGGGCCCGGAGGCGATCCATCCGCCGCCGAGCACCGTCGCGACGTCGGGAGCCGGCTTGCGCACGACCTCCAACGCGAACGCGGCGGACGGCGCCGGATCGAAGGCGCGATAGCCGTCGAACAGGTGCCCGGCGAGCAGCCCGCTGCCGGCGGTGACCTCGGTGACCGCCTGATCGGATGCTGTGAGCTCCAGCGATCCCGTCCCGCCGCCGTTGACGAACTCGAGAGGGGCGATGTCGCGGAGCGAGGCGACGATGGCGCCGCGGCGATCGAGAAGCTCGGCGGCGGAGCGTCGCCGCATCCAGCGGATCGCGGCGTCGCCGGATCCGGTGGCGTCACCCTGCCCCGCGATCTGGGCCTCGTACATCATGAGGCCCACGAGGCGGAAGCCGGGGCGGGCGGCGATCGAGCGCGCGAGCGCGGCCACTTCTGCCGCGTCGTGCACCGGGGAGCGCAGCACGCCGATGTGACCGAGGGCGGGTGCCCGCCACGAGGCGTCGGCGTCGATGGCTACGCGGATCTCGGGCCGCGCACCGGGTGCCGCGATAGCGTCGACGAGGTCGAGCTGCGCCAGATCGTCGACCATCAGCGTGATCCGCGACGACGCCGTCTCATCGGCCGCCAGCGCCGCGATCGCGGCCCGGTCGGCCGTCGGATAGCCGAGCACGATGTCGTCCATCGTCTCGGCGAGCCAAAGGGCCTCCGGCAGCGTGAAGGCGAGGATGCCCTGGTAGCCGGGCAGCGCGAGGACGGCGTTGAGCACCTCCCGCACGCGTACCGACTTGCTGGCGACGCGGATCGGCACGCCGCCGGCGCGCACCACGAGGTCGAGCGCGTTGTAGCGCAGCCCGTCGGCGTTGATGGCGGCGACCGGGCCGCTGACCTCCGTCAGGGCATGGCTCATCGCGTCCCAGAAGGCCCCGGGGTGCTCCCACGGCTTCGTCGCGGTGGGGGTGGACAGCAGATCGAGACTCATACGGCTCGCTCCGGGTGCGTGCGCATCGCCCCAGCCTAAAGCGCTGGAAGCGGTCCCGATGACCGGCTGTGGATGGCCGTTCGCACAGCCGGCGGCGAGTCGATCCGGAGGTCAGCCCTTCCCGCGGGCGGCGCTGCTGCGCGACGTCTTCCTCGGCGCCGTGGACGGCGATCCGCGGGGCGCCCAGGATCAGTGCGTCAACTTCCCCCACCAGCCGCTCGTCGGGGCGTGCGGATCGCGCTCGCTCTGCCGGTCCGTGCTGTTCTCGCCCATGCGGGGAGCCTTCCGCCGAGTGGCCCAGACCATCGGGGCAT is from Microbacterium sp. LWH3-1.2 and encodes:
- a CDS encoding LemA family protein; the encoded protein is MEWLIPVLIVLALVVIVGIYLWATYNSLVQLNVRVDEAWSDITVQLKRRADLLPNLIEAVKGYAAHEKAVFENVTRARAETLSASGPAEAGVAEGHLQQALKSLFAVAEAYPQLQASQNFLQLQQSIVDTEDKIQASRRFYNGGVRELNTKIKVFPNNLFARNLGFHEREFFEVIDGAAISEPPRVQF
- a CDS encoding winged helix-turn-helix domain-containing protein, which produces MKSSLSAAEARRVALAAQGFGRPRPSAAGTRQLNGALARMATLQIDSVNVFARSHYMPLFSRVGAYDTAALDRLLFAHRSPYVEYWAHVAAFIPAEDWGLFDFRMQALRAKYGSKPGGWFDANRDIVDWVRAELAARGPLRPAQIEHDAKESARGPWWDWDVVKRALEYMWMFGEVAIAGRRGFERRYGLAEQVIPRHVLEAPIPRDEAVRELVRRAARAYGVASAADIADYWRIADRTAVTTALGDLVDAGELHPVTVEGWTAAGRPAKAWLHADAVVPRKVDASAILTPFDPVVWFRDRAERLFDFEYRIEIYTPAPRRRFGYYSLPVLIGDDVVGRVDLKADRAASTLLVQSAWWEHGRPADAAPRLADELRLAAAWQGLESISISRWGDATEDLARVMPATARHDAGPAEPMPLASDEPVSDARDLDVAELTG
- a CDS encoding alanine racemase, which gives rise to MSLDLLSTPTATKPWEHPGAFWDAMSHALTEVSGPVAAINADGLRYNALDLVVRAGGVPIRVASKSVRVREVLNAVLALPGYQGILAFTLPEALWLAETMDDIVLGYPTADRAAIAALAADETASSRITLMVDDLAQLDLVDAIAAPGARPEIRVAIDADASWRAPALGHIGVLRSPVHDAAEVAALARSIAARPGFRLVGLMMYEAQIAGQGDATGSGDAAIRWMRRRSAAELLDRRGAIVASLRDIAPLEFVNGGGTGSLELTASDQAVTEVTAGSGLLAGHLFDGYRAFDPAPSAAFALEVVRKPAPDVATVLGGGWIASGPALESRQPRAVWPAGLRMAPREGAGEVQTPLRGDAARELRVGDRVWFRHSKSGELAEHVDLYHVVEGETHVGEVATYRGEGKAFL
- a CDS encoding D-arabinono-1,4-lactone oxidase — protein: MTRPGAVWRNWSRTESVRPQRMEFPRTVAAVQRAVVTAAAQHMPIKAVGSGHSFTGVAVAPGALLELRDLSGLVSVDVDRARVTLLAGTRLHEIPSLLAPFGLAMENLGDIDRQSIAGAISTGTHGTGERFTGIAGQVVGATLVTAAGDLFSVSEDENPELVPAVALGLGALGILVEVTLQCVPAFVLHAVEQSEDLAEVLGALDERAAAADHFEFYWFPHTDRAMTKTNMRLPESAPRHPLPAVGKWIDDTLVGTGAHQVACAAGATIPALVPPINRLSAKIWGNREFTDASARVFATHRSVRFREMEYAVPVENLRPAFESMRALIDERGWRIGFPIEVRVAAADDRWLSTAYGRDSGYIAVHRYWREDPTEYFEGVEEIMLGFDGRPHWGKMHTLGADQLRARYPRFDDFVALRDRLDPERLFRNPYLDRVLGG
- a CDS encoding DNA glycosylase AlkZ-like family protein, translated to MVHRLSREDACRIALRGQLLTAERPAGIVETIDALTVVNIEPTAAIAPSADLILWSRLGWPYQPADLERLFEEDRAIFEWGGFYRAMTDLALLIPEMRRRPESAQAREWLAANDVFRREVLARLRAEGPLRAAEIPDTAQVSWRSSGWTNNRNSMQLLEMLVLCGDVAVSSRDAGGRLFDVAERVYPSDVPQLTAEDAARERAERRLATLGIARVKSVAQPFEPIDVGEIGEEAEVEGVDGSWRVDPGAPAGADAFVGRTALLSPFDRAVFDRRRLEELFGYEYVLEMYKPAGKRRWGYFALPILHGDRFVGKLDAKADRKAGVLRVHAVHEDERFTEEVRESVEAEIQDLARWLGLEVAGPGA